The following coding sequences are from one Thermomicrobiales bacterium window:
- a CDS encoding phosphatase PAP2 family protein, whose translation MPSIIPNPHDWNTATFAALMVACLVVRWMIPASHQRSVRLIREVLMIAPAALFYFLVRNLMHARGDVAIDHAHQLIDFEKSIGIFHEPQLQGYIIGHEWLVDFVNWVYIWGHWPFLAIVFAWIVIAHPRAYPKYRNTMFLSGLIGMAIFALHPVAPPRLVPGFGFIDTVTLQSNAYRVLQPPSLTNPYAAFPSLHFGWDLLVGMAVFFEARRWWTRAIGVIMPVLMYISIVLTANHYLIDGVVGGIIVVSSYLFVTRVAPVWQRAIIPTAPPSRAPAPAEPVPGLGAAVASTIVGASGEQSAPAVAVAARPHVRAAIDLLPRPFVVAHRYGNSAGALEAAEAAGSDLIEADVWLHNGQLEVRHAKTAGPVPILWDRWSIESSRAPRFTFDQLLDGLAPGTRLLVDLKRGAPGLPAAIVEAYRKVSGDDPLLVCSQDWRLLDEFRAYEQVTVVHSIGGLRQLDRVWPRLERADHDAVSIHYRLLSAEIVDALKERVSTVITWPINTQARMDEVLAWGVDGFTSDNVELIRSFVERRG comes from the coding sequence ATGCCTTCAATCATCCCCAACCCGCATGACTGGAACACTGCTACGTTTGCGGCCCTGATGGTCGCCTGCCTGGTTGTGCGCTGGATGATCCCCGCCTCGCATCAGCGCTCGGTGCGGCTGATCCGCGAGGTGCTGATGATCGCACCCGCCGCGCTGTTCTACTTCCTCGTTCGCAATCTGATGCACGCCCGTGGTGATGTCGCCATCGACCACGCTCACCAGCTGATCGACTTCGAGAAGTCAATCGGCATCTTCCACGAGCCGCAGTTGCAGGGTTACATCATCGGGCACGAGTGGCTGGTTGATTTCGTCAACTGGGTCTACATCTGGGGTCACTGGCCGTTCCTTGCGATTGTGTTTGCCTGGATCGTGATCGCCCACCCGCGCGCCTATCCCAAGTACCGCAACACGATGTTCCTCTCCGGCCTGATTGGCATGGCCATCTTCGCACTGCACCCGGTTGCACCTCCCCGCCTGGTGCCCGGATTTGGCTTCATCGACACAGTGACGCTGCAATCAAACGCGTACCGCGTTCTGCAGCCACCGTCGTTGACCAACCCGTATGCGGCGTTCCCGAGTCTGCATTTCGGCTGGGACCTGCTGGTTGGCATGGCGGTCTTTTTCGAGGCGCGCCGCTGGTGGACGCGGGCAATCGGCGTCATCATGCCGGTGCTGATGTACATCAGCATCGTCCTGACCGCGAACCACTACCTCATCGACGGGGTTGTCGGCGGCATCATCGTCGTCAGCAGCTACCTGTTCGTGACGCGTGTTGCGCCGGTCTGGCAGCGCGCCATCATCCCGACCGCGCCGCCCAGCCGCGCGCCTGCTCCCGCCGAGCCTGTGCCGGGTCTCGGTGCTGCCGTGGCATCCACGATTGTCGGAGCCAGTGGCGAGCAATCCGCGCCAGCCGTGGCTGTCGCCGCGCGTCCGCATGTGCGCGCAGCGATTGATCTGCTGCCGCGTCCGTTCGTCGTCGCCCATCGGTATGGCAACAGCGCCGGCGCTCTGGAGGCTGCCGAGGCCGCCGGCTCCGACCTGATCGAGGCGGATGTCTGGCTGCACAACGGGCAACTTGAAGTTCGCCACGCGAAGACCGCCGGTCCGGTTCCGATCCTCTGGGATCGCTGGTCGATCGAGAGCAGTCGCGCGCCGCGCTTCACGTTCGATCAGTTGCTGGATGGCCTTGCACCCGGAACGCGCTTGCTCGTTGACCTGAAGCGCGGCGCGCCCGGGCTCCCGGCGGCGATCGTGGAGGCGTACCGCAAGGTCAGCGGCGATGATCCACTGCTCGTTTGCTCCCAGGACTGGCGACTGCTCGACGAGTTCCGCGCCTACGAGCAGGTGACCGTCGTCCACTCCATCGGCGGGCTGCGGCAGCTCGACCGCGTCTGGCCCCGCCTGGAGCGCGCCGACCACGACGCCGTCTCGATCCACTACCGCCTGCTCAGCGCCGAAATCGTCGACGCGCTCAAGGAACGCGTCTCAACCGTTATCACCTGGCCGATCAACACCCAGGCCCGCATGGACGAAGTCCTCGCCTGGGGCGTCGATGGCTTCACCAGCGACAACGTCGAGCTGATCCGGAGCTTTGTAGAGCGGCGCGGGTGA
- a CDS encoding metal ABC transporter permease: MTAQETIMLTAVFAGAACSLVGVFLVLRRMAMMADAISHAILPGLVASYVLANGPNLAAGILGASAAGLLTVVLVEALQRSGRVKSDGAIGIVFPALFALGTLVISRWFANVHLDADAILFGEIAFAPFDRLIIGGRDLGSQPLIVLAALTVINLALLLLFFKELKVATFDAGLAAALGFSPVAIHYGLMVAVSVTTVGGFAAVGAILVVALMIVPAATAYLLTDRLGWMIAIAVTIGAGSGIVGYQIAWALDVSISGMIAVVMGAAFALAATFSPSHGVVARMIQRQRQREQFSADVLLLHLNHHPTGAESLAALTQELGWTASRLTSAARRVERTQLATTVGNELRLTPRGQEEAGRLAAGLGVE; this comes from the coding sequence ATGACCGCGCAAGAAACGATCATGCTGACGGCGGTCTTCGCCGGAGCCGCCTGCTCGCTGGTGGGTGTGTTCCTCGTGCTGCGCCGGATGGCAATGATGGCCGACGCGATCAGCCACGCAATCCTGCCGGGGCTGGTCGCCTCCTACGTGCTGGCCAACGGGCCGAATCTGGCCGCCGGGATCCTCGGTGCCAGCGCAGCCGGGCTGCTGACCGTCGTGCTGGTCGAGGCGCTGCAACGCAGTGGCCGGGTGAAGTCGGACGGCGCGATCGGCATCGTCTTCCCAGCGCTCTTCGCGCTGGGCACGCTCGTCATCTCGCGCTGGTTCGCCAACGTCCATCTCGATGCCGACGCGATCCTTTTCGGCGAAATCGCCTTCGCGCCGTTCGACCGCCTGATCATCGGTGGGCGCGACCTCGGCTCACAACCGCTGATCGTGCTGGCCGCCCTGACGGTCATCAATCTCGCACTGCTGCTGCTGTTCTTCAAGGAGCTGAAGGTTGCGACGTTCGACGCCGGCCTGGCTGCGGCGCTGGGCTTCTCGCCAGTCGCGATCCATTATGGGCTGATGGTCGCCGTCTCCGTCACGACGGTCGGCGGCTTCGCAGCAGTCGGCGCAATCCTCGTTGTCGCCCTGATGATCGTGCCGGCCGCGACCGCCTATCTGCTGACCGACCGGCTGGGCTGGATGATCGCGATCGCCGTCACAATCGGGGCAGGCAGCGGCATCGTCGGCTATCAGATCGCCTGGGCGCTGGACGTCTCAATCAGTGGCATGATCGCAGTCGTAATGGGCGCGGCCTTCGCACTCGCTGCGACGTTCTCGCCGTCACACGGCGTCGTCGCCCGCATGATCCAGCGACAGCGACAGCGCGAGCAGTTCTCAGCCGATGTCCTGCTGCTGCACCTGAACCACCACCCAACCGGCGCGGAATCGCTGGCCGCACTCACGCAGGAGCTCGGCTGGACAGCCAGCCGCCTCACCAGCGCCGCCCGCCGAGTCGAGCGCACGCAACTCGCAACAACCGTCGGCAACGAGCTGCGCCTGACGCCGCGTGGTCAGGAAGAGGCCGGACGGTTGGCGGCGGGGCTTGGGGTGGAGTGA
- a CDS encoding metal ABC transporter permease, producing MIPSILHDLVFDYTLRNVALGSAILGIVGGVLGSFALLRRQGLVGDALAHAALPGICLAFMLTGARTPLVLMLGAAISGWIGTLLILRIVRDTRLSEDTALGVILTVFFGLGIVLLTQIQHSDNANQAGLDHYLFGQAATLVAEDVQTMAVVGGIALAIVGLLFKEMKLLAFDPEFATSLGFPTDRLSILLTSSIVLAVVIGLQTVGVVLMAAMLVGPAAAARQWTNRLGVMVVLAGVFGAAAGVTGAMISVSARQIPTGPMIVLCVTALVIVSLLFAPERGIVWDSLRRRALTRSVLADGPGELS from the coding sequence ATGATCCCGTCGATCCTCCACGATCTCGTTTTTGATTACACGCTGCGCAACGTCGCGCTCGGCTCGGCCATCCTCGGCATCGTCGGCGGCGTGCTGGGGTCGTTCGCGCTGTTGCGGCGGCAGGGACTGGTCGGCGATGCGCTGGCCCACGCTGCGCTGCCGGGCATCTGCCTGGCGTTCATGCTGACCGGCGCGCGCACGCCGCTCGTGCTCATGCTCGGCGCGGCCATCTCCGGCTGGATCGGCACGCTCCTGATCCTGCGGATCGTCCGCGACACACGACTGAGCGAAGACACGGCACTGGGCGTCATCCTGACGGTCTTCTTCGGGCTGGGCATCGTGCTGCTGACACAGATCCAGCACAGCGACAACGCCAACCAGGCCGGGCTGGACCACTACCTGTTCGGGCAGGCAGCGACGCTCGTCGCGGAAGACGTGCAGACGATGGCAGTCGTCGGCGGCATCGCCCTGGCGATCGTCGGGCTGCTGTTCAAAGAGATGAAGCTGCTGGCGTTCGATCCGGAGTTCGCCACCAGCCTCGGCTTTCCGACCGACCGATTGAGCATCCTGCTGACTTCGTCGATTGTGCTGGCGGTCGTCATCGGCCTGCAGACAGTCGGTGTCGTGCTGATGGCGGCGATGCTGGTCGGGCCGGCAGCGGCGGCGCGGCAGTGGACCAATCGGCTGGGCGTGATGGTCGTGCTGGCCGGCGTCTTCGGCGCGGCGGCCGGTGTCACCGGCGCGATGATCAGCGTTTCGGCACGCCAGATCCCGACCGGACCGATGATCGTGCTCTGCGTGACGGCACTGGTCATCGTCTCGCTGCTGTTCGCGCCGGAGCGCGGCATCGTCTGGGATTCGCTGCGGCGGCGCGCGCTGACTCGCTCGGTGCTGGCTGACGGACCGGGAGAGCTGTCATGA